The Montipora foliosa isolate CH-2021 chromosome 1, ASM3666993v2, whole genome shotgun sequence genome has a window encoding:
- the LOC138008859 gene encoding uncharacterized protein: protein MKLRNEAYGVIFTCLATRAVHLDPAPDYRTETFLMVLRTFAALRGYPCKIYSDNGPQLVAANRELQSVTKSWEWEQLKNFGVMEGFQWNFTPADAPWQNGASESLIKSVRRALTAIIGESILTFSELQTVFYEVANLVNERPIGRHPTSPDDGSYLCPNDLLLGRSTTRVPSGPFKESTTPKRRFEFIQHIRDGFWKKWTRTYFPDLIVRQKWHTAHRKRPVASWDCIQNIPGDRWKRANGTSKV from the coding sequence ATGAAGTTAAGAAACGAAGCGTATGGAGTCATCTTCACTTGTTTAGCAACGAGAGCTGTTCACCTGGACCCGGCACCAGACTACAGAACAGAAACGTTTTTGATGGTACTGAGAACATTTGCGGCATTGAGGGGATATCCATGTAAGATATATTCTGACAACGGTCCACAGCTCGTCGCAGCTAACCGAGAATTACAAAGTGTCACAAAGTCATGGGAATGGGAACAATTGAAGAACTTTGGAGTTATGGAGGGATTTCAATGGAACTTTACACCTGCTGATGCACCATGGCAAAATGGAGCATCAGAATCTCTTATTAAATCTGTTAGGAGAGCGCTTACAGCCATTATTGGAGAAAGTATTCTGACATTCTCCGAACTTCAAACTGTATTCTACGAAGTCGCCAACCTCGTTAACGAAAGGCCTATAGGCAGACACCCAACATCACCCGACGATGGCTCATATTTATGCCCGAATGACCTTCTGTTAGGCAGATCAACCACGCGAGTACCTAGTGGTCCTTTCAAGGAATCTACAACTCCAAAACGCCGTTTTGAATTTATCCAACATATAAGAGATGGCTTCTGGAAGAAATGGACCAGAACATATTTTCCAGATTTAATTGTAAGGCAAAAATGGCATACAGCCCACCGTAAGAGGCCAGTGGCGTCTTGGGATTGTATCCAGAACATTCCCGGGGACCGATGGAAACGTGCGAATGGTACAAGTAAAGTATAA